The following are encoded in a window of Ignicoccus islandicus DSM 13165 genomic DNA:
- a CDS encoding helix-turn-helix domain-containing protein, producing the protein MVGESISLKEGDLIEIDLSHVPLRPSSKKEIMELETALIIGTIYRPEVLQLILDPVEKATWVDSLAVAAGALAREKAGYPISKIAEELGRSESTVRNHLKGKTKAGKLVRETYELLARGELKLVIPIKGVLVTQDKIKELEERVKELEKENAELKEKLQQTETQEKVEELMKRIESLQKELEEKERILSEIRKLVCTTIHS; encoded by the coding sequence ATGGTAGGCGAAAGCATTTCTCTTAAAGAGGGCGATCTAATTGAGATAGACTTAAGTCACGTACCCTTACGTCCATCTTCCAAGAAAGAGATCATGGAACTAGAAACAGCTCTAATTATTGGAACAATATACAGACCAGAAGTGTTACAGCTTATCCTCGATCCAGTAGAGAAGGCTACTTGGGTAGACAGTTTAGCTGTCGCAGCAGGAGCTCTAGCAAGAGAGAAAGCAGGCTACCCTATCTCCAAAATCGCAGAGGAGCTTGGTAGAAGCGAATCCACTGTAAGGAATCATCTCAAAGGCAAAACAAAGGCAGGAAAACTCGTGCGTGAAACATACGAACTTCTTGCCAGAGGTGAACTGAAGTTAGTAATTCCAATTAAGGGCGTCCTAGTAACTCAAGATAAAATTAAGGAACTCGAAGAACGCGTCAAAGAACTAGAGAAAGAAAACGCTGAGCTTAAGGAAAAACTTCAGCAAACAGAGACCCAAGAGAAGGTGGAGGAACTAATGAAGAGAATAGAATCTCTTCAAAAAGAACTAGAAGAGAAAGAGAGAATCTTGTCAGAAATAAGGAAACTTGTATGTACTACCATCCATTCTTAA
- the purQ gene encoding phosphoribosylformylglycinamidine synthase I, whose protein sequence is MKVAVLKFPGTNGDEDVAHVVRLYGMTAEIVWHKDFKEKDYDAIVLAGGFSYADRLRAGAIAARSNAMEEVSIAIEQGKPVLGICNGFQMLVERGIFGDVALLHNINNRFICKWVKVKVESVKTPWTREYEENEVIDLPIAHAEGRFFSVTEPLSVAFRYIENPNGSLWNVAGLYSEKHPNVVGLMPHPERAAEEILVPPKRTAGGKKLWISLRESLKNGW, encoded by the coding sequence ATAAAAGTAGCAGTACTCAAATTTCCGGGTACTAATGGAGACGAAGACGTTGCACACGTAGTTAGACTTTATGGAATGACGGCTGAAATAGTCTGGCATAAAGACTTCAAGGAAAAGGATTACGACGCAATAGTACTAGCGGGGGGCTTTAGTTACGCAGACCGACTAAGAGCCGGCGCGATTGCTGCGCGTTCAAACGCTATGGAAGAGGTTTCTATAGCAATAGAGCAAGGGAAACCTGTATTGGGTATCTGTAACGGTTTCCAAATGTTAGTTGAGAGAGGAATATTTGGTGATGTCGCATTATTACACAATATCAATAATAGGTTTATTTGTAAGTGGGTAAAAGTTAAGGTAGAGTCAGTTAAGACGCCTTGGACAAGAGAATATGAAGAAAACGAGGTGATTGATTTACCAATCGCACATGCAGAAGGTAGATTCTTTTCAGTTACTGAACCGTTGTCTGTAGCGTTTAGGTACATTGAAAACCCAAATGGTAGCCTTTGGAACGTTGCCGGATTATATTCTGAGAAGCACCCTAATGTCGTCGGACTAATGCCTCATCCAGAAAGAGCTGCTGAAGAGATACTAGTACCTCCTAAGAGAACGGCGGGGGGTAAGAAACTTTGGATTAGTTTAAGGGAATCGCTTAAGAATGGATGGTAG